From Musa acuminata AAA Group cultivar baxijiao chromosome BXJ3-8, Cavendish_Baxijiao_AAA, whole genome shotgun sequence, one genomic window encodes:
- the LOC135583441 gene encoding uncharacterized protein LOC135583441 isoform X1, which yields MASLAAHVFTPPKAPITSPAAVSSSKTPRLRYHRNYPPHRLLSFPSPSASDSAAGPIVTDSHPLGTAAATSTALSNWVEFARRVSGEWDGFGVEFTSEGAPVELPENVVPGAFREWGVQVFDWQTQCPTLADEHGGLLLTYKMIKLLPTVGCEADAATRYSVEERVVGGEDNQVSAFAYDSSGSFIAVCPMESPGGQKVLELEHCLVDPRDKEARIRVIQVVLVEEGAMWLEKIRVFSEHWDGPFRNGELLGGCAIRDSAFATTAVVDVSEVVGVWQGTSLAIARLQSERKDIFHELVVDLPFKTIREVHGLVALPKQLWSLSGENKDGETQWEVGWLLDHGNAITSRCVFLNNGMLKEIAIGRDTAVSKEI from the exons ATGGCTTCTCTCGCCGCCCATGTCTTCACTCCACCCAAAGCCCCCATCACGAGCCCCGCCGCCGTCTCCTCCTCCAAAACCCCCAGACTACGATACCATCGCAACTACCCACCACACCGGCTCCTCTCCTTCCCCTCCCCGTCAGCCTCTGACTCCGCCGCCGGTCCCATCGTCACCGACTCTCATCCCCTGGGTACCGCCGCCGCCACTTCGACGGCTCTATCCA ATTGGGTCGAGTTCGCGCGGAGAGTGTCCGGCGAATGGGACGGCTTCGGCGTCGAGTTCACTTCCGAAGGAGCGCCTGTCGAGCTTCCGGAGAACGTCGTCCCCGGGGCCTTCCGCGAGTGGGGCGTCCAGGTCTTCGATTGGCAGACCCAGTGCCCGACCCTCGCCGACGAACATGGTGGCCTTTTGCTCACCTACAAGATGATTAAGCTTTTGCCCACCGTCGGATGCGAGGCCGATGCCGCCACGAGGTACAGCGTCGAGGAGAGGGTCGTCGGGGGGGAGGACAACCAGGTCTCGGCGTTTGCGTATGATTCTAGCGGGTCTTTCATTGCCGTTTGCCCAATGGAGAGTCCGGGTGGGCAGAAGGTTCTTGAATTGGAGCACTGCTTGGTGGATCCTCGGGATAAGGAGGCCAGGATAAGGGTGATTCAGGTGGTTCTGGTGGAAGAAGGGGCGATGTGGTTGGAGAAGATAAGGGTATTCTCAGAGCACTGGGATGGGCCGTTTCGGAATGGGGAACTGCTAGGTGGGTGCGCCATTAGGGACTCTGCGTTCGCGACCACTGCAGTGGTGGATGTCTCTGAGGTGGTTGGAGTTTGGCAGGGTACTTCCTTAGCCATTGCTAGATTACAGAGTGAACGCAAG GATATTTTCCATGAACTTGTTGTGGATTTgccattcaagacaattagagaaGTTCATGGCCTAGTAGCACTGCCTAAGCAATTATGGTCCTTGTCTGGTGAAAATAAAGATGGTGAAACTCAGTGGGAAGTCGGATGGTTGTTAGATCATGGAAATGCCATAACATCCAGATGTGTCTTCCTTAATAATGGAATGCTGAAG GAGATAGCAATCGGTCGTGATACTGCAGTTTCCAAGGAGATTTGA
- the LOC135583441 gene encoding uncharacterized protein LOC135583441 isoform X2 yields MASLAAHVFTPPKAPITSPAAVSSSKTPRLRYHRNYPPHRLLSFPSPSASDSAAGPIVTDSHPLDWVEFARRVSGEWDGFGVEFTSEGAPVELPENVVPGAFREWGVQVFDWQTQCPTLADEHGGLLLTYKMIKLLPTVGCEADAATRYSVEERVVGGEDNQVSAFAYDSSGSFIAVCPMESPGGQKVLELEHCLVDPRDKEARIRVIQVVLVEEGAMWLEKIRVFSEHWDGPFRNGELLGGCAIRDSAFATTAVVDVSEVVGVWQGTSLAIARLQSERKDIFHELVVDLPFKTIREVHGLVALPKQLWSLSGENKDGETQWEVGWLLDHGNAITSRCVFLNNGMLKEIAIGRDTAVSKEI; encoded by the exons ATGGCTTCTCTCGCCGCCCATGTCTTCACTCCACCCAAAGCCCCCATCACGAGCCCCGCCGCCGTCTCCTCCTCCAAAACCCCCAGACTACGATACCATCGCAACTACCCACCACACCGGCTCCTCTCCTTCCCCTCCCCGTCAGCCTCTGACTCCGCCGCCGGTCCCATCGTCACCGACTCTCATCCCCTGG ATTGGGTCGAGTTCGCGCGGAGAGTGTCCGGCGAATGGGACGGCTTCGGCGTCGAGTTCACTTCCGAAGGAGCGCCTGTCGAGCTTCCGGAGAACGTCGTCCCCGGGGCCTTCCGCGAGTGGGGCGTCCAGGTCTTCGATTGGCAGACCCAGTGCCCGACCCTCGCCGACGAACATGGTGGCCTTTTGCTCACCTACAAGATGATTAAGCTTTTGCCCACCGTCGGATGCGAGGCCGATGCCGCCACGAGGTACAGCGTCGAGGAGAGGGTCGTCGGGGGGGAGGACAACCAGGTCTCGGCGTTTGCGTATGATTCTAGCGGGTCTTTCATTGCCGTTTGCCCAATGGAGAGTCCGGGTGGGCAGAAGGTTCTTGAATTGGAGCACTGCTTGGTGGATCCTCGGGATAAGGAGGCCAGGATAAGGGTGATTCAGGTGGTTCTGGTGGAAGAAGGGGCGATGTGGTTGGAGAAGATAAGGGTATTCTCAGAGCACTGGGATGGGCCGTTTCGGAATGGGGAACTGCTAGGTGGGTGCGCCATTAGGGACTCTGCGTTCGCGACCACTGCAGTGGTGGATGTCTCTGAGGTGGTTGGAGTTTGGCAGGGTACTTCCTTAGCCATTGCTAGATTACAGAGTGAACGCAAG GATATTTTCCATGAACTTGTTGTGGATTTgccattcaagacaattagagaaGTTCATGGCCTAGTAGCACTGCCTAAGCAATTATGGTCCTTGTCTGGTGAAAATAAAGATGGTGAAACTCAGTGGGAAGTCGGATGGTTGTTAGATCATGGAAATGCCATAACATCCAGATGTGTCTTCCTTAATAATGGAATGCTGAAG GAGATAGCAATCGGTCGTGATACTGCAGTTTCCAAGGAGATTTGA